From Acinonyx jubatus isolate Ajub_Pintada_27869175 chromosome F2, VMU_Ajub_asm_v1.0, whole genome shotgun sequence, the proteins below share one genomic window:
- the NPBWR1 gene encoding neuropeptides B/W receptor type 1, which translates to MHNESFSEPGPANASCPGPALGCPNASSLPPPLPPPLAVAVPVVYAVICAVGLAGNSAVLYVLLRAPRTKTVTNLFILNLAIADELFTLVLPVNIADFLLQRWPFGELMCKLIVAIDQYNTFSSLYFLTVMSADRYLVVLATAESRRVAGRTYRAARAVSLAVWGLVTLVVLPFAVFARLDDEQGRRQCVLVFPQPEAFWWRASRLYTLVLGFAIPVSAICVLYGVLLCRLRAMRLDSHAKALDRAKKRVTLLVVVILAVCLLCWTPYHLSTVVALTTDLPQTPLVIAASYFITSLSYANSCLNPFLYAFLDDSFRRSLRQLLACRAAA; encoded by the coding sequence ATGCACAACGAGAGCTTCTCGGAGCCGGGGCCCGCCAACGCGTCGTGCCCGGGGCCCGCGCTGGGCTGCCCCAACGCGTCGAgcctgccgccgccgctgccgccgccgctggcCGTGGCCGTGCCCGTCGTCTACGCGGTGATCTGCGCGGTGGGGCTGGCTGGCAACTCCGCAGTGCTGTACGTGCTGCTGCGGGCGCCCCGCACGAAGACCGTCACCAACCTGTTCATCCTCAACCTGGCCATCGCCGACGAGCTCTTCACGCTCGTGCTGCCCGTCAACATCGCCGACTTCCTGCTGCAGCGGTGGCCCTTCGGGGAGCTCATGTGTAAGCTCATCGTGGCCATCGACCAGTACAACACGTTCTCCAGCCTCTACTTCCTCACGGTCATGAGCGCCGACCGCTACCTGGTGGTGCTGGCCACGGCCGAATCGCGCCGGGTGGCCGGCCGCACGTACCGCGCGGCGCGCGCCGTGAGCCTGGCCGTGTGGGGGCTCGTGACGCTGGTCGTGCTGCCCTTCGCCGTCTTCGCCCGGCTCGACGACGAGCAGGGCCGGCGCCAGTGCGTGCTGGTCTTCCCGCAGCCCGAGGCCTTCTGGTGGCGGGCGAGCCGCCTCTACACGCTGGTGCTCGGCTTCGCCATCCCCGTGTCCGCCATCTGCGTCCTCTACGGCGTCCTGCTGTGCAGGCTGCGCGCCATGCGGCTGGACAGCCACGCCAAGGCCCTGGACCGCGCGAAGAAGCGGGTGACGCTCTTGGTGGTGGTGATCCTGGCCGTGTGCCTCCTCTGCTGGACGCCCTACCACCTGAGCACCGTGGTGGCGCTCACCACCGACCTCCCGCAGACGCCGCTCGTCATCGCGGCCTCCTACTTCATCACCAGCCTGAGCTACGCCAACAGCTGCCTCAACCCCTTCCTCTACGCCTTCCTGGACGACAGCTTCCGCAGGAGCCTCCGCCAGCTGCTGGCCTGCCGCGCTGCCGCCtga